One window from the genome of Oceanisphaera sp. IT1-181 encodes:
- a CDS encoding calcium/sodium antiporter — protein MLMSIAAIVVGLAILVWSADRFVDGASATARYAGMPPLLIGMVIVGFGTSAPEIVVSIIAAVQGNPGLALGNAYGSNIANIGLILGITALISPIMVHSQVLRKELPVLLLITLLSLALVWNGMLTRTDAIILLVVFVLFMGWSIKQGMKKPADSLSGDEAEALEENTMSAKTALFWLVVGLLLLVASSRLLVWGAVDIAQAFGVSDLIIGLTIVAIGTSLPELASSIVAIRKNQHDLAIGNVIGSNLFNTLAVVGLAGVISPMSVASEVISRDFMVMIGLTLSLFVLGYGFKGRPGRINRYEGALLLAIYLAYTGWLAQGVINAA, from the coding sequence ATGCTGATGTCTATTGCCGCCATCGTAGTGGGATTGGCTATTTTGGTGTGGAGTGCCGACCGCTTTGTGGACGGAGCCTCGGCCACGGCCCGTTATGCAGGCATGCCGCCGTTATTGATTGGTATGGTGATCGTGGGTTTTGGCACCTCAGCGCCAGAAATCGTGGTGTCGATTATTGCCGCTGTGCAAGGTAATCCAGGTTTAGCCTTGGGTAATGCCTATGGCTCCAATATTGCCAACATTGGCTTGATTTTGGGCATTACGGCGCTGATAAGCCCCATCATGGTGCACTCCCAAGTACTGCGCAAAGAGCTGCCCGTTTTATTACTTATCACCTTGCTGTCGTTGGCACTGGTGTGGAACGGCATGCTCACACGTACCGATGCCATTATCTTGCTGGTGGTGTTTGTGCTGTTTATGGGCTGGAGCATTAAACAGGGCATGAAAAAGCCCGCCGACAGTTTGTCTGGCGATGAAGCAGAGGCGCTGGAAGAGAACACCATGAGCGCTAAAACGGCGTTGTTTTGGTTGGTCGTGGGCTTGTTACTGCTGGTGGCAAGCTCTCGGTTGTTGGTGTGGGGCGCAGTAGACATTGCCCAAGCATTTGGCGTCAGTGATTTAATCATCGGCCTCACTATAGTGGCCATCGGCACCTCGCTGCCGGAGTTAGCCTCCTCGATTGTGGCGATTAGAAAAAATCAGCATGACTTAGCCATCGGTAACGTGATTGGCTCTAACTTATTTAACACCTTAGCGGTAGTGGGCTTGGCGGGGGTGATCAGCCCAATGTCAGTGGCCAGTGAAGTGATCAGCCGTGACTTTATGGTGATGATAGGCCTGACCTTGTCGTTGTTTGTATTGGGCTATGGCTTTAAAGGCCGGCCAGGGCGCATTAATCGCTATGAAGGCGCGCTCTTATTGGCCATTTATCTGGCTTACACCGGTTGGTTGGCGCAAGGGGTGATCAACGCCGCTTAA